In Candidatus Methanosphaera massiliense, the following are encoded in one genomic region:
- a CDS encoding 2-phosphoglycerate kinase yields the protein MLLVEGEIGGKKYREPFSKGILSKSLTRSEVDPERAYKIAAEIEESIKEDGTTVISLTDLIQKVKERLEKEDPLLAKKYLTWKEIRRSEDPLIILIGGASGIGTSSISFELANRLGIKNMLSTDMVREVMRKIVSKELCPTLFESSYTAADALTTPAPPEFDRTLIGFKDHVTTVNVGLTGVIERALKEGISIVIEGVHIVPGFVNEELLSKPNVYLFVLSLSDEEVHKSRFYSRCRQLWARRPLKRYLKNFSAIRKTHDYIVGEAHKHNTPVIENIEVTNTIDTMIEEIIKEKQRETLENDAD from the coding sequence ATGTTATTAGTTGAAGGTGAAATTGGTGGAAAAAAATATCGAGAACCATTTTCAAAAGGAATACTCTCTAAATCATTGACACGTTCAGAAGTAGACCCGGAAAGAGCATACAAAATAGCAGCAGAAATAGAAGAATCAATCAAAGAAGACGGTACTACTGTAATTTCATTAACAGATTTAATTCAAAAAGTAAAAGAAAGATTAGAAAAGGAAGATCCGTTATTAGCAAAGAAATACTTAACATGGAAGGAAATCAGAAGGTCTGAGGATCCGTTAATAATATTGATAGGAGGAGCATCAGGAATAGGAACATCCTCTATTTCTTTTGAATTAGCAAACAGACTTGGAATTAAAAACATGTTAAGTACTGACATGGTAAGGGAAGTAATGAGAAAAATCGTTTCTAAAGAATTATGTCCAACATTATTTGAATCAAGTTACACAGCTGCAGATGCACTTACAACACCTGCACCTCCAGAGTTTGATAGAACTTTAATCGGATTTAAGGATCATGTTACTACTGTAAATGTAGGATTGACTGGTGTAATAGAACGTGCTCTAAAGGAAGGTATTAGTATAGTTATTGAAGGAGTTCATATAGTTCCAGGATTTGTTAACGAGGAATTACTAAGTAAACCTAATGTATATCTATTTGTCTTATCATTATCTGATGAAGAAGTACATAAAAGTAGATTTTATTCAAGGTGTCGTCAATTATGGGCACGCAGACCATTAAAAAGATATCTTAAAAACTTCTCAGCTATAAGAAAGACACATGATTACATTGTTGGAGAAGCTCATAAACATAACACTCCGGTTATCGAGAATATTGAGGTAACAAATACTATTGATACAATGATTGAGGAAATCATTAAAGAAAAACAAAGAGAAACTTTAGAAAACGATGCAGATTAA
- a CDS encoding class I adenylate-forming enzyme family protein, with translation MINITTFLDANACRLDKPVYYNIDEEMRYSSRDILGIISEIGRRLIDLGIERGDRVLIYLDNSPEYLFSFLALWRIGAVAVPTNRIYTVPELQYFIDDSDAKLIITDQEMDELSVDSYIMPNMNEYKDAPILEACNTSWDDVCQLQYTSGTTGKPKGAMLTHGNWFSAIQNECDVLKMDHNSVMFCIYPMAHVGISWAISALRAAALCITKNKYTFEEYLDIIFKNQVTHATGMPPVIHSIVSNPELVGNKLYTVKSIISGGGPLHKEIWKKFYKKYGIPVLNAYGSSETIVIGTGTVIRPEDYAFADRFESVGHPVCFSEIKIVDTDDPEIEMERNKPGEIALRGPSVALGYWNKPEANKKTFLENGWFLSGDIGYIDDDNRLFITDRKKDMIIMSGWKIYPTEVEEVLLQYDKIDEIAVFSIPHEHRGEIPVAAVIWKDEEDVSGLLEFARKNLARYKIPRKIYSTDTLPRVNGWKLLRRELRKQFYE, from the coding sequence ATGATAAATATAACGACTTTTTTAGATGCTAATGCATGTAGATTAGACAAACCAGTATATTATAATATAGATGAAGAAATGAGATATAGTTCAAGAGATATACTAGGAATCATATCAGAAATAGGAAGAAGATTAATAGATTTAGGAATAGAAAGGGGAGATAGAGTATTAATATATCTAGATAACAGTCCGGAATATCTATTTTCTTTTCTTGCACTATGGCGTATAGGTGCTGTTGCAGTACCAACTAATAGGATATATACAGTTCCTGAACTACAATACTTCATTGATGACTCTGATGCAAAACTAATAATAACCGACCAAGAAATGGATGAATTATCAGTGGATTCCTATATAATGCCTAACATGAATGAATATAAGGATGCACCAATACTGGAAGCATGTAATACAAGCTGGGATGATGTATGTCAACTACAATATACTAGTGGAACAACAGGTAAACCAAAAGGTGCAATGCTAACACATGGTAACTGGTTTAGTGCAATACAAAATGAATGTGATGTACTGAAAATGGATCATAACAGTGTCATGTTCTGTATATATCCAATGGCACATGTAGGAATATCATGGGCAATATCAGCACTAAGAGCAGCAGCACTATGCATAACCAAAAACAAGTATACATTCGAGGAATATCTTGACATAATATTTAAAAATCAAGTAACACATGCAACAGGAATGCCGCCAGTAATACATTCCATAGTATCTAATCCAGAACTAGTAGGAAATAAATTATACACAGTAAAAAGCATAATATCAGGTGGAGGACCATTACATAAGGAAATATGGAAGAAATTCTATAAAAAATACGGAATACCAGTACTAAATGCTTACGGTTCATCAGAAACAATAGTAATAGGTACAGGAACTGTAATAAGACCGGAAGACTATGCATTTGCTGATAGATTTGAAAGTGTAGGTCATCCAGTATGCTTTAGTGAAATAAAAATTGTGGATACAGATGACCCAGAAATTGAAATGGAAAGAAATAAGCCAGGAGAAATTGCATTACGTGGACCATCAGTAGCACTAGGGTACTGGAATAAACCAGAGGCAAACAAGAAAACATTCCTAGAAAATGGATGGTTCTTAAGTGGTGATATCGGATATATTGATGATGATAACAGATTATTTATCACAGACCGTAAAAAAGATATGATAATCATGTCAGGATGGAAGATATATCCAACAGAAGTAGAAGAAGTATTGCTTCAATATGATAAAATAGATGAAATAGCAGTATTCAGCATACCTCATGAGCATAGAGGAGAAATACCAGTAGCAGCAGTAATATGGAAAGACGAGGAAGATGTCAGCGGATTACTAGAATTTGCAAGAAAAAACCTTGCAAGATATAAAATACCTCGTAAAATATACTCAACAGATACATTGCCAAGAGTAAATGGTTGGAAATTACTTAGAAGAGAACTAAGAAAGCAGTTCTATGAATAA
- a CDS encoding rubredoxin codes for MVQYKCMLCGWVYDSEKGDAAHGIDAGTLFEDLPDDWKCPLCGASKDMFEKVE; via the coding sequence ATGGTACAATATAAATGTATGTTATGTGGATGGGTATACGACTCAGAAAAAGGAGATGCTGCCCACGGAATTGATGCAGGAACATTATTTGAGGATTTACCAGATGACTGGAAATGTCCTTTATGCGGTGCATCAAAAGACATGTTTGAAAAAGTAGAATAG
- the cysK gene encoding cysteine synthase A yields the protein MENIKILKKPIANDITETIGNTPLVRLNKLTEGIDAEVLVKVESFNPVSSVKDRVAVALIEDAEKKGKINKDTTIIEPTSGNTGVALAFAAAAKGYKLKIVLPESFSIERRKLVKIFGADLVLTPAADGIPGAIKEAERLNNEIDNSIILQQFENQANPEIHEKLTGQEILKDTDGNVDILISAVGTGGTVTGIARAIKKENPDFKAIAVEAASSPVLSGGEKGSHKIQGISPGFVAETTDLDVIDEIITVTDEDAGNGTIALAQKEGILAGISSGAAVHAALEVAKRPENKGKTIVAILADTGERYLSVDWLSKLYYE from the coding sequence ATAGAAAATATAAAAATACTCAAAAAGCCTATTGCAAATGATATAACAGAAACAATAGGAAACACACCATTAGTAAGATTAAACAAATTAACAGAAGGAATAGATGCAGAAGTACTAGTAAAAGTAGAATCCTTCAACCCTGTAAGCAGTGTAAAAGACAGAGTAGCAGTAGCATTAATAGAAGATGCAGAGAAAAAAGGAAAAATAAACAAAGATACAACAATAATCGAACCAACAAGTGGTAACACAGGAGTAGCACTCGCATTTGCAGCAGCAGCAAAAGGATACAAACTAAAAATAGTATTACCAGAATCATTCTCCATAGAAAGAAGAAAACTCGTAAAAATATTCGGAGCAGATCTAGTACTAACACCAGCAGCAGACGGAATACCAGGAGCAATCAAAGAAGCTGAAAGATTAAACAATGAAATAGATAACTCAATTATCCTACAGCAATTCGAAAACCAGGCAAACCCAGAAATCCACGAAAAACTAACAGGACAAGAAATACTAAAAGACACAGACGGAAATGTAGATATACTAATATCAGCAGTAGGAACTGGTGGAACAGTAACAGGTATTGCAAGAGCAATCAAAAAAGAAAACCCAGACTTCAAAGCAATAGCAGTAGAAGCAGCATCATCCCCAGTACTCAGTGGAGGAGAAAAAGGCTCACATAAAATACAGGGAATCAGCCCAGGATTTGTAGCAGAAACAACAGATCTTGACGTAATCGATGAAATTATAACAGTAACCGATGAAGATGCTGGTAACGGTACAATAGCATTAGCACAAAAAGAAGGTATACTTGCAGGTATATCATCAGGAGCAGCAGTACACGCTGCATTAGAAGTAGCTAAAAGACCAGAAAACAAAGGAAAAACAATAGTTGCAATACTTGCAGATACTGGTGAAAGATACCTTAGTGTTGACTGGTTATCAAAACTCTACTATGAATAG
- a CDS encoding flippase, with protein sequence MNVTTRIIKNSGLLILASIINNLMTFILTLFTARYLGTYDYGIISSATSLVGVFGIFCDLGLATYAIREVSRDKQRTSVYFGTVFFLRVVFSLITLGIYTIFILMSHFNPVETDVMLLFGLYMVFNSLTLCLYSLFQSNEKMEYQTIGNVIYSVSVLLIILLLIYIHGDVKVVASGYPIAIVLSFSYSLYITYKHYPRLSISLDKSFIKELFVKGIPFGITSVFTSIYFWIALILLTFLSGSYAVGLFSSSQKLLLVFSAIFTLISNAIFPVMSDLYIKNRDELANVYHKLMKYMLMLGLPIAIGSAIYSKDIIYIIYGSEYVVGANALTILIWAGVFMFLSSTCSTLLGAINKQFTATKIAAIGAMFSVVLNTFMIMKFSYIGASVSTVCTEFVILLLMLLTLRRTEYSISPRKSVKPVIQIVLANIIMTIAIVYPHLTFLAAVPVAAIVYVVALLITGGINRDDREIVLDFIDKFRNRNR encoded by the coding sequence ATGAATGTAACAACAAGAATAATAAAGAATTCAGGGTTACTGATACTAGCTAGTATAATTAATAACTTAATGACCTTCATTCTAACACTATTTACAGCTAGATATCTTGGAACCTATGACTATGGTATTATATCATCAGCAACATCACTTGTTGGTGTTTTTGGTATATTTTGTGACCTCGGACTTGCAACATATGCTATACGGGAAGTGTCACGGGATAAACAGCGTACTAGCGTATACTTCGGTACAGTATTCTTCTTAAGGGTAGTGTTTTCACTGATAACACTAGGTATATATACAATATTCATACTGATGAGCCACTTTAATCCAGTGGAAACTGATGTAATGCTATTATTTGGTTTATACATGGTATTTAACTCATTAACATTATGTTTATACTCATTATTCCAGAGTAATGAGAAGATGGAATACCAGACAATAGGTAACGTGATTTATAGTGTATCAGTGCTGTTAATAATACTACTTCTAATATATATCCATGGAGATGTGAAAGTAGTAGCATCAGGATACCCTATAGCAATAGTATTATCATTTTCATACTCACTATACATCACATATAAACACTACCCTAGACTTAGCATATCATTAGATAAATCATTCATAAAGGAATTATTTGTCAAAGGAATACCATTTGGTATAACATCAGTATTCACATCAATATACTTCTGGATAGCTCTAATCCTGTTAACATTTCTATCAGGAAGCTATGCAGTGGGATTATTCAGCTCATCACAGAAACTACTGCTTGTATTCTCAGCTATATTCACATTAATATCAAATGCAATCTTCCCAGTAATGAGTGATTTATACATAAAAAACAGGGACGAACTAGCAAATGTATATCATAAACTAATGAAATATATGCTAATGCTAGGATTACCAATAGCAATAGGATCAGCAATATACTCAAAGGACATTATATACATAATCTATGGTAGTGAGTATGTGGTAGGAGCTAATGCTTTAACAATACTAATATGGGCTGGTGTTTTCATGTTCCTAAGCAGCACCTGTTCAACATTACTGGGAGCAATTAATAAGCAATTCACTGCTACAAAAATAGCTGCTATAGGTGCAATGTTCAGTGTAGTTCTAAATACGTTTATGATAATGAAATTTTCTTATATTGGTGCTAGTGTATCAACAGTATGCACAGAATTTGTGATATTATTATTAATGCTATTAACACTTAGAAGAACAGAGTACAGCATATCTCCACGTAAATCAGTTAAACCTGTGATACAAATAGTACTTGCTAATATTATTATGACAATAGCTATTGTTTATCCTCATTTAACTTTCCTGGCAGCTGTTCCTGTAGCTGCTATAGTATATGTTGTGGCTCTTCTAATTACTGGTGGAATTAATAGAGATGATCGTGAGATAGTCCTGGATTTTATTGATAAATTCAGAAATAGAAATAGATGA
- a CDS encoding metal-dependent transcriptional regulator, translated as MHGKQISENVEEYLETIYKKSLKDNMAKTTEISKDLDIAPGSVTQMLKKLEEEGYVNYYQYKGVKLTDKGYKIARSIVRKHRLLETFLYEILGINIEDLHEQACAMEHSLSDEAERKICQLLNYPDQCPDDHNVIPVCNLNVSTCYECSQISDISEIPKRIENLIAVGNMMPNQRGKVKFIRGDKDKLQKLLDLGITLETEITLLNSTPLNGPVNVLVESKEVNIDKELAYNIFVDIQ; from the coding sequence ATGCATGGAAAACAAATAAGTGAAAATGTAGAAGAATATCTTGAAACAATCTACAAAAAAAGTCTTAAAGATAACATGGCTAAAACCACGGAGATATCTAAAGATTTAGACATAGCTCCAGGTAGTGTAACACAGATGCTTAAAAAATTAGAAGAAGAGGGCTATGTTAACTACTACCAATATAAAGGAGTTAAACTTACTGATAAAGGATATAAAATTGCAAGAAGCATTGTACGTAAACACAGATTATTAGAAACATTCCTCTATGAGATATTGGGAATTAATATAGAAGATTTACATGAACAGGCATGTGCAATGGAACATTCATTATCCGATGAGGCAGAAAGAAAAATCTGTCAATTACTCAACTATCCAGACCAGTGCCCAGATGATCATAATGTAATTCCAGTATGTAACCTTAACGTTTCAACCTGTTATGAATGTTCACAGATATCTGATATCTCAGAAATACCAAAAAGAATAGAAAATCTAATAGCTGTGGGAAACATGATGCCGAATCAAAGGGGTAAAGTAAAATTTATCAGAGGAGACAAAGATAAATTACAAAAATTATTAGATTTAGGCATTACATTAGAGACAGAAATCACCTTGTTGAATTCAACACCTTTAAATGGACCTGTTAATGTATTAGTTGAATCAAAAGAAGTTAACATAGACAAGGAATTAGCATATAATATCTTTGTAGATATACAATAA